The Halobacterium litoreum genome includes a region encoding these proteins:
- a CDS encoding MTH865 family protein → MADVESELRDELKEAFSGADFPVKNQMGLVPALPNGPSTTFEAGGQSWTAMELATKLSSRASFPYDDVDSLVDDVIAGLKDEGEL, encoded by the coding sequence ATGGCAGACGTCGAATCCGAACTCCGAGACGAACTGAAAGAAGCGTTCTCCGGCGCCGACTTCCCCGTGAAAAACCAGATGGGGCTCGTCCCCGCGCTCCCGAACGGCCCGTCGACGACGTTCGAGGCCGGCGGCCAGTCCTGGACCGCGATGGAACTCGCGACGAAACTCTCCAGTCGCGCCAGCTTCCCGTACGACGACGTCGACTCCCTCGTGGACGACGTCATCGCGGGCCTCAAGGACGAAGGCGAACTGTAA